One Fusarium poae strain DAOMC 252244 chromosome 4, whole genome shotgun sequence DNA window includes the following coding sequences:
- a CDS encoding hypothetical protein (SECRETED:SignalP(1-20)~CAZy:GH43_36~CAZy:GH43_10~CAZy:GH43~CAZy:GH43_12~CAZy:GH43_14~CAZy:GH43_11~CAZy:GH43_13~CAZy:GH43_9~CAZy:GH43_3), with amino-acid sequence MTGFKKSAIFGLLSSLAVTAQKFTNPVIWEDLPDNEVTRAGDAYYMTSSTFHYSPGAPVQRSYDLVNWEHIGHSVPVLDWSPDYSLENGRRAYVKGIWASSLRYRESDKKFYFVACISGTGKTFVYSASSPMGPWTKGATINKCYYDAGLHFDETDTPYVAYGRDDIHLAQLSKDMNSEVREQVVLRPPLTLEGARLYQRNGSWYIFLTRPPDGQYIARSTSGPWGPYDNRIIADRLKLSNVPRAGSPHQGSLIQTQKGDWYYMGFSDMYPGGRCPVLAPVTWKSDGFPQITLVNGAWGDYDYPLPRRDVASPIGTDNFPGNQLRADWEWNHNPVTSGFTVNNGLTLRTVTVTKDLYQARNTLTHRIRGPQGQATVVIDFSQMADGDRTGLGVLRDQSAWIGIEREGNSFNLVMTSGLTMNTDWSTKSTGNVVARTNNVSYRKVYLRANADVRPGQAGSAKFSYSTDGNSFTSFGSTLTLGTYWEFFPGNRWSVHNYATKGLGGSVKVERFDNR; translated from the coding sequence ATGACGGGCTTCAAGAAGAGCGCCATATTTGGCCTCCTCTCTTCCCTTGCGGTGACCGCTCAGAAGTTCACAAACCCAGTTATCTGGGAAGATCTTCCGGACAATGAAGTCACCCGAGCAGGAGACGCATACTACATGACTTCCTCGACTTTCCACTACTCCCCCGGTGCTCCAGTTCAGCGATCTTATGATCTTGTCAACTGGGAACACATTGGCCACTCTGTCCCTGTTCTCGACTGGTCGCCTGATTACAGTCTGGAGAATGGTAGAAGAGCGTACGTGAAGGGCATTTGGGCCTCATCTCTGAGATACAGAGAGAGCGACAAGAAGTTTTACTTTGTCGCGTGCATTAGTGGTACTGGAAAGACCTTTGTGTACAGTGCTTCCAGCCCAATGGGCCCATGGACCAAAGGCGCGACGATCAACAAGTGCTACTACGATGCTGGATTGCACTTTGATGAGACAGATACCCCATATGTTGCGTATGGTCGTGACGATATCCACCTTGCACAGCTCAGCAAGGACATGAACAGCGAAGTCAGAGAGCAGGTCGTGCTCAGACCCCCTCTGACTCTCGAGGGAGCCCGTCTCTACCAGCGAAATGGAAGCTGGTACATCTTCTTGACTCGTCCTCCGGATGGACAATACATCGCCAGGTCCACCAGCGGACCTTGGGGGCCATACGACAACCGCATCATCGCTGATAGACTCAAACTCTCCAATGTCCCAAGAGCTGGATCTCCCCATCAGGGAAGTCTTATCCAGACTCAAAAAGGCGACTGGTACTATATGGGCTTTTCAGACATGTATCCCGGAGGCAGATGCCCTGTACTTGCACCCGTTACTTGGAAGAGTGATGGTTTCCCACAAATCACACTTGTCAATGGTGCTTGGGGCGACTATGACTACCCTCTTCCCCGTCGAGATGTTGCCAGTCCTATCGGCACTGACAATTTCCCCGGAAATCAGCTCCGAGCAGACTGGGAATGGAACCACAACCCTGTTACCAGCGGTTTTACCGTAAACAACGGCCTGACTCTTCGAACTGTTACCGTCACAAAGGATCTGTATCAAGCTCGCAACACCCTCACTCATCGTATTCGCGGTCCCCAGGGTCAGGCTACAGTAGTGATTGACTTTTCACAAATGGCTGATGGTGACCGCACGGGTCTTGGTGTCCTGCGTGACCAGTCTGCGTGGATCGGAATTGAGCGCGAAGGCAACAGCTTCAATCTCGTCATGACATCAGGTCTCACCATGAATACAGACTGGTCTACCAAGTCCACCGGTAATGTGGTCGCGAGAACCAACAATGTTTCATACCGAAAGGTGTACCTTCGAGCGAATGCGGATGTGCGACCAGGACAGGCCGGTAGTGCCAAGTTCAGTTACAGCACTGATGGAAATAGCTTCACTAGCTTTGGAAGCACGCTCACATTGGGAACTTATTGGGAGTTCTTCCCTGGTAACAGGTGGAGTGTTCACAATTACGCAACCAAGGGTCTTGGTGGTTCCGTCAAGGTTGAGAGGTTTGACAACCGCTAA
- a CDS encoding hypothetical protein (TransMembrane:6 (i67-85o91-109i140-161o181-200i212-231o251-271i)) has protein sequence MASYGEAVALQIASGSETSLNSIPPQPTEQKNEVVLATPKEIQLPEQRGSEKTRDLKYRHASTYRKIFTIIFVANAAVFIALMVVSNTTLLSRDAASAASANLMVCILFRQEEFVNLCYEIAVLVPHSWPMSIRKRLAKVFHYGGFHSGAGVAATSWYLAYTILATMEYAEDKKEYRLVNMITGWVVVCMFFVILVAAYPTIRRKFHDHFEAFHRFAGWVSLLAFWVHNIVQARVTAHEWNKSIAYALVRSPNFWCICVTTSCTIASWSRLRRRVVYPEKLSDHATRLHFKYRDMKPFYGLKISDKPLTEWHAFATIPDIEPESGKVEGFSVVVSNAGDFTKKQIMDAAERKLWVRGAPLHGLLYTSKIFQRIVIVATGSGIGPCLSLLYADATPRRVLWSTRDPEKTYGPGVVSAVKRADPNALIWNTTTRGYPDIVLETYKLVVESNAEAVYIISNPKVTDKVVFGMQTRGVPAYGAIFDS, from the exons ATGGCTTCATACGGAGAAGCAGTTGCTCTGCAGATTGCCTCAGGCTCAGAGACATCACTCAACTCTATCCCACCTCAGCCTACCGAGCAAAAGAATGAAGTTGTTCTGGCCACTCCAAAGGAGATCCAACTTCCTGAACAGCGAGGTTCAGAAAAGACTCGAGACCTCAAGT ATAGGCATGCATCAACATACCGCAAGATCTTCACCATAATTTTCGTCGCCAATGCCGCCGTATTCATCGCTCTCATGGTTGTATCCAACACGACACTCCTTTCCCGCGACGCCGCTAGTGCTGCATCAGCCAACCTCATGGTCTGCATTCTATTTCGTCAAGAAGAATTCGTCAATCTATGCTACGAAATCGCCGTTCTCGTTCCTCACTCTTGGCCCATGAGCATCAGAAAGCGACTCGCCAAAGTGTTTCACTATGGTGGTTTCCACAGCGGTGCTGGAGTCGCTGCCACATCATGGTATCTGGCCTACACGATCCTGGCCACTATGGAGTATGCCGAAGATAAGAAAGAGTACAGACTGGTCAACATGATCACTGGCTGGGTCGTGGTCTGCATGTTCTTCGTCATCCTGGTGGCTGCGTACCCCACTATCCGAAGGAAGTTCCATGATCACTTTGAAGCTTTCCATCGCTTTGCTGGTTGGGTTTCACTCCTTGCCTTTTGGGTGCACAACATCGTTCAAGCTCGCGTCACTGCTCACGAGTGGAACAAGTCTATTGCTTACGCTCTGGTCCGATCTCCCAACTTCTGGTGCATTTGCGTAACTACCTCTTGCACAATCGCTTCTTGGTCCCGACTCCGCCGTCGCGTGGTTTAccccgagaagctgagcgACCATGCTACCCGTCTCCACTTCAAGTACAGAGACATGAAGCCTTTCTACGGCCTCAAGATCAGCGACAAGCCTTTGACTGAGTGGCACGCATTTGCTACAATTCCCGATATTGAGCCTGAGTCTGGTAAGGTTGAGGGTTTTAGTGTTGTTGTCTCCAACGCAGGAGACTTTACCAAGAAGCAAATTATGGACGCTGCAGAGAGAAAGCTTTGGGTTCGAGGTGCACCCCTACATGGTCTATTGTACACTTCCAAGATCTTCCAACGAATTGTCATTGTCGCTACAGGATCTGGTATCGGACCTTGTCTCTCCCTTCTCTACGCCGATGCCACGCCTCGTCGTGTTCTTTGGTCGACTCGTGATCCGGAAAAGACATATGGGCCAGGTGTCGTCAGCGCTGTCAAGCGAGCTGACCCCAACGCGCTTATCTGGAACACTACTACACGTGGCTATCCTGACATTGTGCTCGAGACTTATAAGCTGGTGGTTGAGTCTAACGCGGAGGCGGTTTACATCATTTCGAATCCAAAGGTTACGGACAAGGTTGTGTTTGGAATGCAGACTCGCGGTGTTCCAGCTTATGGTGCTATTTTTGATTCATGA
- a CDS encoding hypothetical protein (SECRETED:SignalP(1-28)~CAZy:GH43_29~CAZy:GH43~CAZy:GH43_1~CAZy:GH43_2~CAZy:GH43_31~CAZy:GH43_3~CAZy:GH43_8~CAZy:GH43_35~CAZy:GH43_34~CAZy:GH43_16~CAZy:CBM36~CAZy:GH43_30~CAZy:GH43_5~CAZy:GH43_28) yields MVKANTWAITKGLLLLSSLLSTSSVVNADNPIVQTVYTADPAPIVHNGRVYLFTSHDEDCSTFFNMKDWRLFSSNDMVNWQHHPSPMGLTDFSWANDRAWAGQVAARNGKFYYYVPVAMKNGRMAIGVGVSDNIVGPYRDALGKPLVDNNEIDPTVFIDDDGQAYMYWGNPGLYYVKLNQDMISYSGGINKVQLTTAGFGSRPNNADRPTNFEEGPWLYKRNGMYYMLYAANCCSEDIRYSTGPTATGPWTYRGVLMAHEGKSFTNHPAIIDFDNKSYFFYHNGALPGGSGYTRSVAVESFQYNSNGLIPQLRMTTAGPAQVRSLDPYTRQEAETIAWTNGVETEACSEGGLNVGFINNGDYIKVKGVAFGNGAQSFSARVASANSRGGKIELRLGSETGKLVGTCTVPSTGGWQTWRTVDCPVSGATGTSDLFLRFTGEGSDYLFNFNWWQFK; encoded by the coding sequence ATGGTCAAAGCGAACACCTGGGCCATCACCAAAGGCCTTCTGTTGCTCAGTAGTCTACTGTCTACCTCTAGTGTTGTCAACGCAGACAATCCTATTGTCCAAACAGTCTACACTGCCGACCCGGCCCCTATCGTCCACAATGGCCGTGTCTACCTTTTCACAAGTCACGACGAAGATTGCTCCACATTCTTCAACATGAAGGACTGGCGCCTGTTTTCGTCCAACGATATGGTCAACTGGCAGCACCATCCATCCCCTATGGGTCTGACCGACTTCAGCTGGGCTAACGACCGAGCCTGGGCTGGCCAAGTCGCTGCTCGCAATGGAAAGTTTTACTATTACGTTCCTGTCGCGATGAAAAATGGACGTATGGCTATTGGTGTAGGCGTGAGTGATAACATCGTCGGACCTTACCGTGATGCCTTGGGCAAGCCACTGGTCGACAACAATGAGATAGACCCAACTGTTTTCATCGACGACGACGGACAAGCTTACATGTACTGGGGTAACCCAGGCCTCTACTATGTTAAGCTAAACCAAGACATGATATCTTATAGTGGCGGTATCAACAAGGTCCAGCTTACAACAGCTGGCTTTGGTTCACGCCCCAACAACGCTGATCGCCCTACGAATTTCGAGGAAGGTCCATGGTTATACAAGCGTAACGGAATGTATTACATGCTCTACGCAGCTAATTGCTGCTCTGAAGATATCCGCTACTCAACTGGTCCCACTGCCACCGGTCCCTGGACATATCGCGGCGTTCTCATGGCGCATGAAGGAAAGAGTTTCACCAACCACCCTGCCATTATTGACTTTGACAACAAGTCTTACTTCTTCTACCACAATGGTGCTCTCCCCGGTGGCAGTGGGTACACGCGCTCAGTCGCTGTCGAAAGCTTCCAGTACAACTCCAATGGCTTGATTCCACAACTGCGCATGACCACAGCCGGTCCCGCACAAGTTAGATCCCTTGACCCATACACTCGCCAAGAAGCCGAGACCATTGCTTGGACTAATGGCGTAGAGACTGAGGCTTGCAGTGAGGGCGGTCTTAACGTTGGCTTTATCAACAATGGAGACtacatcaaagtcaagggTGTGGCCTTTGGAAACGGAGCCCAGTCCTTCAGTGCTCGCGTTGCGTCGGCAAATAGCAGAGGAGGCAAGATCGAGTTGAGGTTGGGAAGTGAAACTGGTAAGCTCGTCGGAACTTGCACGGTTCCCTCGACTGGCGGCTGGCAGACATGGAGAACGGTTGACTGCCCTGTTAGCGGAGCTACGGGCACAAGTGACCTGTTCCTTCGCTTTACTGGAGAGGGCTCGGATTACTTGTTTAACTTCAATTGGTGGCAGTTCAAGTGA
- a CDS encoding hypothetical protein (TransMembrane:3 (o28-51i178-200o212-234i)), with product MEARSSEKMSTGSLFLRMIGVGEARIGMIWFMLAILFGFIANIVVLVGCASPETQSVYLFRVGSAELVNATANVTGISPNKLQTFELPEYWYWGLSGVCMNVRTRNLFDVEEKITCKQSFPPVFTIEDMISFAAEAHLGDNKNTTVKTKMMEPWTNALAKMQDDLVEPSRPRDLMRAAAAFCVLSTILASIILILTALYLTILRNFLRRWMLYALALLDALLFTGSGVMIGYAMREGPMGIIELSGIPQGHIYGAGNTAFTLGALVNVVAYVVQDFAGIDNCETVQKQKGHRPKSLVRLM from the exons ATGGAGGCTCGTTCATCAGAAAAAATGTCCACCGGTTCTCTCTTCCTCAGAATGATCGGCGTCGGTGAGGCCAGGATTGGTATGATATGGTTCATGCTGGCCATTCTTT TCGGCTTCATAGCCAACATCGTTGTCCTCGTTGGCTGTGCCTCACCTGAGACGCAATCAGTCTATCTCTTCAGAGTCGGAAGCGCGGAGCTTGTAAACGCAACCGCTAATGTTACTGGTATCTCTCCAAATAAGCTGCAAACATTCGAGCTTCCCGAGTACTGGTATTGGGGCCTCTCAG GCGTGTGTATGAACGTCAGAACCAGGAATCTGTTCGACGTTGAAGAGAAAATCACCTGCAAACAGAGCTTCCCACCCGTGTTCACCATCGAAGACATGATTTCTTTCGCCGCCGAGGCACATCTCGGGGACAACAAGAATACGACagtcaagaccaagatgatGGAACCATGGACGAATGCACTTGCAAAGATGCAAGACGATCTTGTCGAACCGTCCCGCCCCAGAGACCTCATGCGAGCTGCGGCTGCCTTTTGTGTTCTTTCGACCATCCTGGCTTCTATCATTTTAATCCTCACTGCACTGTACCTTACCATTCTACGCAACTTTCTTAGGCGCTGGATGCTTTACGCCCTCGCCTTACTTGACGCATTGTTGTTCACTGGTTCAGGAGTCATGATCGGCTATGCTATGCGCGAAGGCCCGATGGGGATTATCGAACTTTCTGGTATACCCCAAGGACATATATATGGAGCTGGCAATACCGCCTTTACCTTGGGTGCTCTAGTCAA TGTTGTTGCTTATGTGGTTCAAGACTTTGCTGGTATCGACAACTGCGAAACAGTACAAAAACAAAAGGGACATCGCCCCAAATCTCTAGTCAGGTTAATGTAA
- a CDS encoding hypothetical protein (TransMembrane:8 (i80-98o104-123i130-149o203-223i257-281o293-311i323-341o426-447i)) — MTELKTTVSSTGDARAESVRAAEMSPTRDIPMWKYIWHHSLTQMILLSIQAFCGPAMSDAIAGLGGGGLATPQVSNISTALRYAALAFTCFMGGPIVNKIGVKWALVIGSMSFPIQGSAYYCNSKFGNQWYLILSGAIGGIGTGCWYVAEAGAIMTLAPSGARGKYLALWIVSRNLGQLVGGAINLSKNHEKGVSGGVTPDTYIAFLIIECLALPFAFMITPFQHVIRSDGTKIVTAETLSTKLEVKRIAKTMTSRLITLSAIWAVWSFFYSGSWSTYLGIHFTVRARALSSLVSPFFCIIGCFGLGFILDAKKLAQRRRAQIGLYTVVILNVGVYIWSIIMQARFERNDPGAIDWDDGLFATSFLPYFFVQTTGPLSQSYMYWLLSSFATDAQENVRNGAAFRCLEAIGQAIAYGMNTQTKSDPLVGFCVTFALLGASLLPMIMLVNSTPNRIPADEIAEQQAMGDKLGDIEGQTVQVDDGQVKK, encoded by the exons ATGACTGAACTCAAGACCACTGTTTCCTCCACTGGTGATGCTCGCGCTGAATCAGTGCGAGCAGCAGAAATGTCTCCCACTAGGGATATTCCTATGTGGAAGTATATCTGGCATCACAGTCTCACCCAGATGATACTTCTGAGCATCCAGGCCTTTTGTGGCCCGGCCATGTCAGATGCTATTGCAGgcttgggtggtggtggtcttGCCACTCCTCAGGTTTCCAACATATCGACTGCCCTTCGCTATGCTGCTTTGGCTTTCA CCTGTTTCATGGGCGGTCCGATTGTCAACAAAATCGGCGTCAAATGGGCTCTCGTCATCGGTTCCATGTCTTTCCCTATTCAAGGTTCGGCATATTACTGTAACAGCAAGTTCGGTAATCAATGG TATCTGATCTTGAGCGGTGCAATTGGCGGCATCGGAACTGGTTGCTGGTATGTCGCTGAAGCTGGTGCCATTATGACTCTTGCCCCTTCTGGAGCTCGTGGTAAATACCTGGCTCTTTGGATCGTGTCCCGTAACCTAGGACAGCTCGTGGGTGGTGCTATCAA TCTGTCGAAAAACCATGAGAAGGGTGTCAGTGGCGGAGTCACTCCGGACACATACATTGCTTTCCTGATTATTGAATGCCTGGC TCTGCCTTTCGCATTCATGATTACCCCATTTCAACACGTTATTCGATCTGATGGTACCAAGATCGTCACCGCCGAAACACTTTCGACAAAGTTGGAGGTTAAGCGCATTGCCAAGACCATGACCTCGAGACTCATCACTTTGTCGGCCATTTGGGCTGTCTGGTCCTTCTTTTACAG TGGCTCTTGGTCAACCTATCTCGGAATCCATTTTACTGTCCGCGCCCGAGCCTTGTCATCCCTCGTCTCGCCTTTCTTCTGCAT TATCGGTTGCTTCGGTCTTGGCTTCATTCTTGACGCTAAGAAGCTTGCACAACGTCGCCGTGCACAAATTGGTCTCTACACTGTCGTCATCTTGAACGTCGGAGTCTACATCTGGTCAATCATTATGCAAGCCCGCTTCGAGCGTAATGACCCTGGTGCCATTGACTGGGATGACGGTTTGTTTGCGACTTCTTTCTTGCCGTACTTCTTTGTGCAGACAACGGGACCACTTTCACAGTCGTATATGTACTGgcttttgtcttcttttgCTACTGATGCACAAG AAAATGTTAGAAACGGTGCTGCGTTCCGATGTCTTGAGGCCATTGGTCAAGCCATTGCGTATGGCATGAACACACAAACCAAGAGTGACCCCCTGGTCGGGTT CTGTGTAACATTCGCTCTGCTCGGCGCTTCGCTGCTACCCATGATCATGCTTGTGAATAGTACACCCAACAGGATCCCTGCTGATGAGATTGCTGAACAGCAGGCAATGGGAGATAAACTTGGCGATATTGAGGGTCAGACAGTCCAGGTGGATGATGGCCAGGTCAAGAAATAA